A DNA window from Actinomadura coerulea contains the following coding sequences:
- a CDS encoding BTAD domain-containing putative transcriptional regulator, with protein sequence MVFIRVLGAFATEVNGESVHLGGPRQRGVLALLVAARGQVVPVDRMIEDLWRGEPPARALMSLQAYVSNLRRLLEPGRPPRTPARLLVSAAPGYALRLPPESVDAWRFEGLLDRARTDTDPRTAKARLAEALGLWRGPAFAEVADEPWAAAETARLNELRLTATELHVAAGLRIGDPTAMVPEAERLTRDEPLREEGWRLHALALWSSGRQADALATLRRARGVLAEELGLDPGPDLTALEKAILTQRTDVLRAIVPRTPPAPTPPLAAPLPRTAPPPEPAPIGEAPFVGRQAQLSALVTAAAQAVTDGARVALVTGEAGLGKSTLLEHLGKRLEREGWLVAAGRCLEVDSAPPAWAWTEALRAVAATTAPGEFADDLSPLLTDTGPVNADATAGRFRLRQAIWKWLAEVAAERPVAVVLDDLHWADAATLELLGGGLGLRAPILVVAAYRADESGHLTEMLASLARAAPLRLALPGLSDEAVAELVRTECEADEETIAGIAERTGGNPFYVRESARLLNGEGALVALSEVPEGVRDVLRRRLARLPEGAVSILRLAAVAGRESPVDVLVKAADTDEDGVLDALDAGVISGLLDEPRPGLVRFVHALVRDTLVADLSRLRAARMHSRIAAALEGTDDIAALAHHYARAGSPKAVGYCVQAAELAEARYAHDVAACLLSDAVANSTGPDEHVGLLGRLLRAQIRAGAIAAARETRREAVEYAESLGRDDLMIAAFTAWTEPTPWQARTYGTVDRPIVDRLSRLLERELAPSVRSRLLTAYANELIGEDDPTVLEAAQEALDLATGPHLRAAALEILAEVQGDAELSQELVEIGTEHDLPVYRVTGRLNHAAVAAAANDPVTMRRVTAEALELAHTYRMPEAIAVAEITLAALAVIEGRFADAAHLYNKAGEGMRRTGSVHAAGFLQLALAVIWLNDGTLGAHLDDVRAVHAVLDPMTTDLLALALHANGLDTEAREVRASSGPIRPDFFFTFLTTLRAMAIVALNDRDAAEDVYATLLPHRNGPPAGAESTAVALRPVAHTLGELAVLLGRDHEAADHFAQAAAIADQWNAPHWAAEARSRATA encoded by the coding sequence ATGGTCTTCATCCGGGTGCTGGGCGCGTTCGCGACCGAGGTGAACGGTGAGTCCGTCCACCTCGGCGGCCCGCGGCAGCGGGGCGTGCTGGCCCTGCTGGTGGCGGCTCGCGGGCAGGTCGTGCCGGTCGACCGGATGATCGAGGATCTGTGGCGGGGGGAGCCGCCCGCGCGGGCGCTGATGTCCTTGCAGGCCTACGTGTCCAACCTCCGCCGGCTGCTGGAGCCCGGACGTCCGCCGCGCACACCGGCCCGGTTGCTGGTGAGCGCCGCACCCGGGTACGCGCTGCGGCTTCCCCCGGAGTCGGTGGACGCATGGCGGTTCGAGGGTCTACTCGACCGTGCCCGGACCGACACCGACCCGCGCACCGCGAAGGCCCGGCTCGCCGAGGCGCTGGGGCTGTGGCGGGGACCGGCGTTCGCCGAGGTCGCCGACGAGCCGTGGGCCGCCGCCGAGACGGCCCGGCTGAACGAGCTGCGACTGACCGCCACCGAGCTGCACGTCGCGGCGGGTCTGCGCATCGGCGACCCCACCGCGATGGTTCCCGAGGCCGAGCGGCTCACCCGCGACGAGCCGCTGCGCGAGGAGGGCTGGCGGCTGCACGCCCTGGCACTGTGGAGCAGCGGCCGCCAGGCCGACGCGCTGGCGACTCTCCGCCGCGCCCGCGGTGTCCTGGCCGAGGAGCTCGGGCTCGACCCCGGCCCGGACCTTACGGCGTTGGAAAAGGCGATCCTCACCCAGCGCACCGACGTCCTGCGCGCGATCGTGCCCCGGACACCGCCGGCGCCCACACCACCGCTCGCCGCCCCGCTGCCGCGGACGGCCCCTCCCCCGGAGCCGGCACCGATCGGCGAGGCTCCGTTCGTCGGACGCCAGGCACAGCTGTCGGCGCTGGTCACGGCTGCCGCGCAGGCCGTCACCGACGGCGCCCGCGTCGCCCTCGTCACCGGCGAGGCCGGGCTCGGCAAGTCGACGCTGCTGGAGCACCTGGGCAAGCGGCTCGAACGGGAGGGGTGGCTGGTCGCCGCCGGCCGCTGCCTCGAGGTCGACAGCGCGCCGCCCGCGTGGGCCTGGACCGAGGCGCTGAGAGCCGTCGCCGCGACCACGGCCCCGGGCGAGTTCGCCGACGACCTCTCGCCGCTGCTCACCGACACCGGACCGGTGAACGCCGACGCCACCGCCGGACGGTTCCGCCTGCGCCAGGCCATATGGAAGTGGCTCGCGGAGGTCGCCGCGGAACGCCCGGTCGCCGTCGTGCTGGACGACCTGCACTGGGCCGACGCCGCGACGCTGGAGCTGCTCGGCGGCGGCCTCGGCCTGCGGGCCCCGATCCTGGTCGTCGCCGCGTACCGCGCGGACGAGAGCGGGCACCTCACCGAAATGCTGGCCTCGCTCGCGCGTGCCGCACCGCTCCGCCTGGCGCTGCCGGGTCTGAGCGACGAGGCCGTCGCGGAGCTCGTGCGGACCGAATGCGAAGCGGACGAGGAGACCATCGCCGGGATCGCCGAGCGCACCGGCGGCAACCCCTTCTACGTGCGCGAAAGCGCCCGGCTGCTGAACGGCGAAGGGGCGCTGGTCGCCCTCTCCGAGGTCCCCGAAGGCGTGCGGGACGTCCTCCGCCGCCGGCTCGCGCGCCTGCCCGAGGGAGCCGTGTCCATCCTCCGGCTCGCCGCGGTCGCCGGCCGGGAGAGCCCGGTGGACGTCCTCGTCAAGGCCGCCGACACCGACGAGGACGGCGTGCTGGACGCGCTCGACGCGGGCGTCATCTCCGGGCTCCTCGACGAGCCCCGCCCAGGCCTCGTCCGCTTCGTCCACGCCCTCGTCAGGGACACGCTCGTCGCCGACCTCAGCCGCCTCCGCGCAGCCCGGATGCACTCCCGGATCGCCGCCGCTCTCGAAGGCACCGACGACATCGCGGCGCTGGCCCACCACTACGCGCGCGCCGGCTCGCCCAAGGCCGTCGGCTACTGCGTCCAAGCCGCCGAACTCGCCGAGGCCCGCTACGCCCACGACGTGGCGGCCTGCCTCCTCAGCGACGCCGTCGCCAACTCGACCGGACCGGACGAACACGTCGGACTGCTCGGCAGGCTCCTGCGCGCGCAGATCAGGGCGGGAGCGATCGCGGCCGCCCGCGAGACACGCCGTGAAGCCGTGGAGTACGCGGAGTCCTTGGGCCGCGACGACCTGATGATCGCCGCATTCACCGCGTGGACGGAGCCGACCCCTTGGCAGGCCCGTACGTACGGAACGGTGGACCGGCCCATCGTCGACCGCCTGAGCCGCCTGCTCGAGCGCGAACTGGCCCCGTCGGTGCGGTCCCGCCTCCTGACGGCGTACGCGAACGAGCTGATCGGCGAGGACGACCCGACCGTTCTGGAGGCGGCGCAGGAGGCCCTCGACCTCGCCACCGGCCCCCACCTGCGGGCCGCGGCACTCGAGATCCTGGCCGAAGTCCAGGGCGACGCCGAGCTCTCCCAGGAGCTCGTGGAGATCGGCACGGAGCACGACCTGCCGGTGTACCGCGTCACCGGGCGGCTCAACCATGCCGCCGTCGCCGCCGCCGCCAACGACCCGGTGACCATGCGCCGGGTGACCGCCGAGGCCCTGGAGCTCGCACACACCTACCGGATGCCCGAGGCGATCGCCGTCGCCGAGATCACGCTGGCGGCCCTGGCGGTCATCGAAGGCCGGTTCGCCGACGCCGCACACCTCTACAACAAGGCCGGCGAGGGCATGCGGCGCACCGGATCGGTGCACGCCGCGGGCTTTCTCCAGCTCGCCCTGGCCGTCATCTGGCTGAACGACGGCACGCTCGGAGCGCATCTGGACGACGTGCGCGCCGTCCACGCCGTGCTCGACCCCATGACCACCGACCTGCTCGCCCTCGCCCTGCACGCCAACGGCCTGGACACCGAAGCCCGCGAGGTCCGCGCGTCATCCGGCCCGATCCGCCCCGACTTCTTCTTCACCTTCCTCACAACGCTGCGCGCGATGGCGATCGTCGCCCTGAACGACCGCGACGCGGCCGAGGACGTCTACGCGACGCTGCTTCCACACCGCAACGGTCCCCCCGCGGGCGCCGAGAGCACGGCGGTGGCGCTGCGACCGGTCGCCCACACCCTCGGCGAGCTGGCCGTCCTCCTCGGCCGCGACCACGAGGCCGCCGACCACTTCGCCCAGGCCGCCGCCATCGCCGACCAATGGAACGCACCCCACTGGGCCGCCGAAGCCCGCTCGCGAGCGACCGCCTGA
- a CDS encoding DUF4267 domain-containing protein, protein MSLKRINTVLAIAVVLFTFYLGVSFLLSPETQAPGFGLPSWPSGDGGGFLVVKGNRENAMGLAMGILLVTGHRRALGQVLLMVAVAPFSDMITVLAHHGSTSAAFGIHGLTSALIATTGLLILRETGKARKVPESAAVPEAVVPVPAAHSV, encoded by the coding sequence ATGTCACTGAAGCGCATCAACACCGTCCTGGCCATCGCCGTCGTCCTGTTCACCTTCTACCTCGGGGTGTCCTTCCTCCTGTCCCCCGAAACGCAGGCGCCGGGCTTCGGCCTGCCGAGCTGGCCTTCCGGCGACGGCGGCGGCTTCCTCGTCGTGAAGGGCAACCGCGAGAACGCGATGGGCCTGGCCATGGGCATCCTGCTGGTGACCGGTCACCGCCGTGCCCTCGGCCAGGTCCTGTTGATGGTGGCCGTCGCCCCGTTCAGCGACATGATCACCGTCCTGGCCCACCACGGCTCCACGTCCGCCGCGTTCGGCATCCACGGCCTGACCTCGGCACTGATCGCGACCACCGGCCTGTTGATCCTCCGCGAGACCGGCAAGGCCCGCAAGGTCCCCGAGAGCGCCGCGGTCCCCGAGGCCGTCGTGCCGGTGCCCGCCGCGCACTCCGTCTGA
- a CDS encoding FAD-binding oxidoreductase, whose amino-acid sequence MTINDVRGVLKGRVLLPDDDGFEQAATAWNLTVRQPVAAVVEAADADDVVALVRYARRAGLTVAAQPTGHGASGDVEGLILLRTGLLNEVVVRAEKRVVRVGAGVRWGQVQAAAGPLGLAGLSGSAPGVGVTGYTLGGGVGWFSRKYGLASGSVRAIDIVDADGEPGRVTAESDPELFWALRGGGGDFAMVTALELELYPVPTMYGGRVAWPEHRTSEVYDAFLEITAEAPRELSVWFNRFQPPGAPPMVTLDLAYLGEAAPAKDLLVRLDKIEGAVSDSRGVVPVAGLGAISPEPIDPTPSISRVELLTGLGADAGELLLSKPVEPLINLQIRNLGGALAEPGVGAGASGAVAEPYLLSLVGLGLPHMADATRAKQAEVVADLKARISGRKPYTLLSPGETAAESFSGGALARLREIKRARDPHNVFRANYPVLG is encoded by the coding sequence ATGACGATCAACGATGTGCGCGGCGTGCTCAAAGGGCGCGTGCTCCTGCCTGATGACGACGGCTTCGAGCAGGCGGCCACCGCGTGGAACCTCACGGTCAGGCAGCCGGTCGCGGCGGTCGTGGAGGCCGCGGACGCCGACGACGTGGTGGCGCTCGTACGTTACGCCCGGCGGGCGGGTTTGACGGTGGCCGCGCAGCCGACCGGGCATGGCGCCTCGGGCGATGTGGAAGGCCTGATCCTGCTGCGTACCGGTCTGCTGAACGAGGTGGTGGTACGCGCGGAGAAGCGAGTGGTCCGGGTGGGCGCGGGCGTGCGATGGGGGCAGGTGCAGGCGGCGGCCGGTCCGCTGGGGCTGGCCGGCCTGTCGGGCAGCGCGCCGGGGGTCGGTGTGACCGGCTACACCCTGGGCGGCGGGGTCGGCTGGTTCAGCCGCAAGTACGGCCTCGCCTCCGGCAGTGTGCGGGCCATCGACATCGTGGACGCCGACGGCGAGCCCGGCCGGGTGACCGCCGAGTCCGATCCCGAGCTGTTCTGGGCGCTGCGCGGCGGGGGCGGGGACTTCGCGATGGTGACCGCCCTCGAACTCGAGTTGTATCCGGTGCCCACCATGTACGGCGGGCGCGTCGCCTGGCCCGAGCACCGGACCAGTGAGGTGTACGACGCGTTCCTGGAGATCACCGCCGAGGCACCGCGTGAGCTCAGCGTCTGGTTCAACCGGTTCCAGCCGCCTGGCGCACCGCCGATGGTCACGCTGGATCTGGCCTACCTGGGTGAGGCGGCTCCGGCGAAGGACCTGCTGGTGCGCCTCGACAAGATCGAGGGCGCGGTCTCCGACAGCCGTGGTGTCGTCCCGGTCGCCGGCCTGGGTGCCATCTCTCCCGAGCCCATCGACCCGACCCCCTCCATCAGCCGCGTGGAGCTCCTCACGGGCCTGGGCGCCGACGCGGGGGAGCTCCTGCTGTCCAAACCGGTCGAACCGCTCATCAACCTGCAGATCAGGAACCTGGGCGGGGCGCTCGCCGAGCCGGGCGTCGGAGCCGGGGCGAGCGGCGCGGTGGCTGAGCCGTACCTGCTGAGCCTGGTGGGGCTCGGCCTGCCGCACATGGCCGACGCGACGCGTGCCAAGCAGGCCGAGGTCGTGGCGGACCTGAAGGCCCGCATCAGCGGCCGCAAGCCGTACACCTTGCTGTCTCCCGGTGAGACGGCGGCCGAGTCCTTCTCCGGCGGCGCGCTCGCGCGCCTGCGAGAGATCAAGCGGGCCCGCGACCCGCATAACGTGTTCCGCGCCAACTACCCGGTGCTCGGATAG